In Microbulbifer celer, a single window of DNA contains:
- the nhaA gene encoding Na+/H+ antiporter NhaA, producing the protein MAKNVLSKFRIRKGKVFEAPLENAFGRLVTPFEEFIHRQSSSGLLLMACAIAALIIANTGLKEEYKHILHMPAGYSFGDWSLSMSFHHWINDGLMAIFFLLVGLELKREFLVGELAEMKHAVLPVLAAIGGMVVPALIYIAFNGGTEAARGWGIPMATDIAFAVGCIALLGNRVPRAVVTFLVALAIVDDLGAILVIAIWYTEDVNTTALMAAIGIVVGMWLLKVAGVRKAPAYLFMGVLLWYALYVTGVHATLAGVITAMAIPARPKYDPVAFSTFVKDIIRSFDRCFRPGDKIIANDALRARVGALDNGVQMVQSPLQRMETRLHTPVAFLIVPIFALANAGIPVDSFTSYTAVFNPLTLGVICGLVFGKLIGIVGATWIGWKLGLGELPKSASFHHIIGVALLGGIGFTMSIFISELAFAGNEEMLIQAKAGVLLASLIAGVAGFLILHRAPVEQTADTSGEVETAKQ; encoded by the coding sequence ATGGCGAAAAACGTTCTGAGCAAATTCAGGATCCGTAAGGGCAAGGTCTTTGAAGCACCACTGGAAAATGCCTTTGGTCGCCTGGTAACCCCGTTTGAGGAGTTCATTCATCGCCAGAGCAGCAGTGGTCTACTGTTGATGGCCTGTGCCATAGCGGCATTGATTATTGCCAACACAGGATTAAAAGAAGAATACAAGCATATCCTGCACATGCCCGCTGGCTACTCTTTCGGGGACTGGTCGCTCAGCATGAGCTTCCACCACTGGATCAATGATGGGCTGATGGCCATCTTCTTTCTGCTGGTGGGACTGGAGCTCAAGCGGGAGTTTCTTGTCGGCGAGCTGGCAGAGATGAAACACGCAGTGCTGCCAGTCCTGGCGGCCATTGGCGGTATGGTGGTACCGGCATTGATCTACATCGCGTTCAATGGGGGTACCGAGGCAGCCCGCGGCTGGGGGATTCCCATGGCCACGGATATTGCCTTTGCGGTCGGCTGTATCGCGTTACTGGGCAACCGGGTGCCCCGCGCGGTGGTCACCTTCCTGGTGGCGCTGGCAATTGTGGATGACCTGGGCGCGATCCTGGTGATCGCAATCTGGTACACGGAAGATGTGAATACCACCGCGCTGATGGCGGCCATTGGCATTGTGGTGGGCATGTGGCTGCTGAAAGTGGCGGGTGTGCGCAAGGCTCCAGCCTATCTGTTTATGGGGGTATTGCTCTGGTATGCGCTGTACGTGACCGGCGTCCACGCGACCCTGGCCGGGGTGATCACTGCAATGGCGATTCCCGCGCGGCCGAAATACGACCCGGTCGCGTTCAGCACCTTTGTCAAAGATATCATCCGCAGTTTTGATCGCTGTTTCCGTCCCGGCGATAAAATCATCGCCAACGATGCGCTCCGGGCGCGCGTGGGGGCGCTGGACAATGGCGTGCAGATGGTGCAGTCCCCACTGCAACGGATGGAAACCCGGCTACATACCCCGGTGGCTTTTCTGATCGTGCCTATATTTGCGTTGGCGAATGCCGGGATTCCCGTCGATAGCTTTACCAGTTATACCGCGGTCTTTAATCCGTTGACGCTGGGGGTAATTTGCGGGCTGGTATTTGGCAAGCTGATCGGCATCGTTGGCGCCACCTGGATCGGCTGGAAGCTGGGACTGGGCGAGCTGCCGAAGTCTGCCAGTTTCCACCATATTATCGGTGTGGCCCTGTTGGGCGGGATCGGTTTTACCATGTCCATATTTATCTCTGAGCTGGCCTTTGCGGGCAATGAAGAAATGCTGATCCAGGCTAAGGCTGGTGTTTTGCTGGCTTCCCTGATTGCGGGAGTAGCCGGTTTCCTGATCCTGCATCGCGCACCGGTGGAACAGACGGCAGATACAAGTGGCGAGGTGGAAACCGCGAAACAGTAG